A DNA window from Anaerocolumna sp. AGMB13020 contains the following coding sequences:
- a CDS encoding DMT family transporter, with translation MKKSFILGIAGSFFFAFTFILNRSMNLSGGNWVWSACLRYFFAFPIMALVIHQKYGFQNIHTEIRKNWKQWILWSTIGFGLFYAPLTYAGDNGESWLIAASWQITIVMGILTAPLFGQKIPYRNLFAAGIILIGVFLLQLQNAGGASKNNPAVILLPILVAATAYPLGNRKMMEQSKDRITTIERVYGMVLCSLPFWCFLSAIGFINVGLPTNAQLLQSFLVALFSGILATLLFFKATDNVKHNQKQLAVVESTQAGEVLFTLLGGILLLGDPLPNFTGFTGILFIIIGMLLNSLLSSQKISANKKSG, from the coding sequence ATGAAAAAGTCATTTATACTTGGTATTGCAGGGTCTTTCTTCTTTGCTTTTACCTTTATCCTTAACAGAAGCATGAACCTGTCCGGCGGCAATTGGGTTTGGAGTGCCTGCTTACGCTATTTTTTCGCTTTCCCAATTATGGCTCTGGTAATTCATCAAAAATATGGCTTTCAGAATATACATACAGAAATACGGAAAAACTGGAAACAATGGATACTGTGGAGCACTATAGGCTTCGGACTGTTTTATGCTCCTCTTACCTATGCGGGTGATAACGGGGAGTCCTGGCTCATCGCCGCTTCCTGGCAGATAACAATTGTAATGGGAATCCTAACCGCTCCTCTTTTCGGCCAAAAAATTCCTTACCGAAATTTGTTTGCTGCTGGAATCATACTGATTGGTGTTTTTTTATTACAGCTTCAGAATGCGGGGGGAGCCTCAAAGAACAATCCTGCAGTGATTCTTCTGCCTATTCTTGTGGCTGCCACTGCTTATCCTCTGGGGAATCGCAAAATGATGGAACAAAGCAAAGATAGAATTACTACCATAGAACGGGTATATGGTATGGTTCTATGCAGTCTTCCATTCTGGTGTTTCTTATCTGCCATTGGTTTTATCAATGTGGGACTTCCGACAAATGCTCAATTGCTGCAGAGCTTTCTAGTGGCTCTTTTCTCCGGTATCCTTGCAACTCTGTTATTTTTTAAAGCCACGGATAACGTAAAGCATAATCAGAAACAACTCGCTGTAGTGGAATCTACCCAAGCAGGAGAAGTTCTTTTTACCCTTCTTGGAGGAATACTCCTGTTAGGGGATCCTCTTCCTAACTTTACGGGCTTCACAGGAATTCTATTCATAATTATTGGTATGCTCTTAAACAGTCTGTTATCTTCCCAGAAAATTTCAGCAAATAAAAAGAGCGGCTAA
- a CDS encoding LysR family transcriptional regulator, with protein sequence MDTKKIEILLNALETGSLLKTSEQYGYTPSGLVHMMNAIEKEMDVKLLERGHYGIRPTAEFNRLKPYFQEIVQLDKKLHEEVENSKLADRKQIRLGAYTSIAKHWLPGIIKEFNKGNTDISFHIKVDSMPELYKALEEQALDLCLLSYFSKYKCNFYPIARDYLYAVVPKNETQNNPEAYPIKTLDKVPFIMPSYNQDEDVRNLLEKYHVRPEIKAIAVDDPVVLSMVSYGIGVSILSGLVIAGNREDVSVIPLSPPSYRQIGIATNKNSQEQPHIQKLIKFIKNHPHLTPVYYQ encoded by the coding sequence ATGGATACAAAAAAAATCGAGATTCTGCTGAACGCCCTGGAAACCGGCAGTTTATTAAAGACCAGCGAGCAATACGGGTATACGCCCTCCGGTTTGGTTCACATGATGAATGCCATTGAAAAAGAAATGGATGTGAAGCTCCTGGAAAGGGGACATTATGGTATTCGCCCAACTGCAGAATTCAACAGATTAAAACCTTACTTTCAGGAAATAGTTCAATTGGATAAAAAACTTCACGAAGAAGTAGAGAACAGCAAGTTAGCTGACAGAAAACAGATTCGTTTAGGAGCGTATACCAGTATAGCCAAGCACTGGCTTCCCGGAATCATCAAAGAATTCAATAAAGGAAATACGGATATCTCCTTTCATATAAAAGTAGATTCTATGCCGGAATTATATAAAGCTTTAGAGGAGCAAGCCCTGGATCTATGCTTATTATCCTACTTTTCAAAATATAAATGCAATTTTTATCCAATTGCCAGGGATTATCTCTATGCAGTTGTCCCAAAGAATGAGACTCAGAATAACCCGGAAGCATATCCCATCAAAACGCTGGATAAAGTGCCTTTTATCATGCCTTCCTATAACCAGGACGAAGATGTACGTAATCTTTTGGAGAAATATCATGTACGGCCTGAGATAAAAGCTATTGCCGTAGATGATCCAGTGGTATTATCCATGGTTTCCTATGGTATTGGGGTAAGCATCCTATCCGGTCTGGTAATTGCAGGTAACCGGGAAGATGTCTCAGTAATTCCCCTTTCTCCTCCTTCTTACCGGCAAATTGGTATTGCCACCAATAAAAACAGCCAGGAGCAGCCTCACATTCAGAAATTAATTAAATTTATCAAAAACCACCCTCATTTGACACCGGTTTATTACCAATAA
- a CDS encoding NAD(P)-dependent oxidoreductase — MKLLHIGKKGNLERYSGMEHPLTAFELVDLPVGLPEEEYLMAAGDADIIIADAMAKISGKLLCKMPKLKMLHSEGVGFQYFDLEAARKQQIYVCNCKGMNAMAVAEQTLLLMLGALRDVKKNDEAVRKGKQLEKKEGYMKAGNLLELSDCKVGLIGFGDIGKCVAEILKVFQTEVFYTSRSGRDLEAEKHYHVKYLELSELLRTCNMISIHLPLKKDTFELVNEEFINNMRDGSFLVNTSRGELIKGKALIEGLKSGKLLMAALDTIAGEPVQPDNELLCQEEIQDKLLFSPHIGGVTASSFKRGYELIWENIRRIEAGETPERIVR, encoded by the coding sequence ATGAAACTATTACATATTGGCAAGAAAGGAAATCTGGAGCGTTATTCTGGGATGGAACATCCACTTACTGCGTTTGAGCTGGTGGATTTGCCGGTGGGGCTACCGGAGGAAGAGTATCTAATGGCAGCAGGGGATGCGGATATCATCATTGCCGATGCCATGGCAAAGATAAGCGGCAAGCTCCTTTGCAAAATGCCGAAGCTTAAAATGCTTCATTCAGAAGGTGTTGGTTTTCAATATTTTGATCTGGAGGCTGCCCGTAAGCAGCAGATTTATGTGTGTAACTGTAAGGGTATGAATGCAATGGCAGTTGCTGAGCAAACTCTGCTATTAATGTTGGGAGCGCTTCGGGATGTGAAGAAAAATGACGAGGCAGTACGAAAGGGAAAACAGCTTGAGAAAAAAGAAGGTTATATGAAAGCCGGGAATCTTTTGGAACTGTCAGACTGCAAAGTTGGGCTGATCGGTTTTGGAGATATCGGTAAATGCGTGGCTGAAATACTGAAGGTATTTCAGACGGAAGTATTTTATACTTCGAGATCCGGCAGAGATCTGGAGGCAGAGAAGCATTATCATGTAAAATATCTGGAGCTTTCAGAACTTTTAAGGACCTGTAATATGATCAGTATTCATCTGCCCTTGAAGAAAGATACCTTTGAGCTGGTAAATGAAGAATTTATCAATAACATGAGAGACGGCTCCTTTCTTGTCAACACTTCAAGAGGGGAATTGATAAAGGGAAAAGCGTTGATAGAAGGGTTAAAGTCCGGCAAACTACTAATGGCAGCCCTTGATACCATAGCTGGAGAGCCTGTACAACCGGATAATGAACTGCTGTGTCAGGAAGAAATTCAGGATAAGTTATTATTCAGCCCCCATATCGGCGGTGTTACTGCTTCCAGTTTCAAAAGAGGATATGAATTGATATGGGAGAATATCAGAAGAATCGAAGCAGGTGAAACGCCGGAGAGAATCGTAAGATAA
- a CDS encoding pyridoxal phosphate-dependent aminotransferase: MINEKYRELLKGKSIIREQSEYAAALGKEIGYENVFDYSLGNPSVPVPPEYTRVLSKLLTEENPVSIHGYSPSLGITEVRSKVADSLNSRFGMKYDTRHIFMTSGAAGALAHALRCVTKPGDEVLTFAPFFPEYHQYVGQTGAALKVIPADTDTFQINFEALLDNLNPNVQAVLINTPNNPSGIVYSKDTILKLCSILRDKQEEYGHDIFLISDEPYREIVFGGEESVYISKFYDNCLSCYSFSKSLSLPGERIGYIAVNPKATEADIIAVICGQISRGIGHNCPASSVQLAVAEILEKTSDLTVYETNGELLYKALVRLGFQVVKPGGTFYIFPKALEEDAAAFCLKARKYNLILVPSDNFGVSGYFRMAYCIDTEKVLRSIEALERFVKAEYGPPLL, encoded by the coding sequence ATGATTAATGAAAAGTACAGGGAATTGTTAAAGGGTAAATCCATTATTCGTGAGCAAAGTGAATATGCAGCAGCATTGGGAAAGGAAATTGGTTATGAAAATGTCTTCGACTATAGCCTGGGAAATCCCAGTGTGCCGGTGCCTCCTGAATATACAAGGGTTTTAAGTAAGCTTTTGACAGAAGAAAACCCGGTTTCGATACATGGATATTCTCCCTCTCTTGGAATTACAGAAGTCAGAAGTAAGGTTGCTGACAGTCTGAATAGTAGATTTGGGATGAAGTATGATACGAGACATATTTTTATGACCTCGGGAGCAGCAGGAGCATTGGCACACGCACTCAGGTGTGTTACAAAACCGGGGGATGAGGTTCTAACTTTTGCACCTTTCTTTCCTGAATATCACCAATATGTAGGACAGACCGGTGCAGCCCTAAAGGTAATACCAGCAGATACGGATACTTTTCAGATTAATTTTGAGGCTTTGTTGGATAATCTAAATCCGAATGTGCAGGCTGTTCTTATTAATACACCCAACAATCCGTCAGGTATTGTATATTCTAAGGATACTATCCTTAAGCTTTGCAGCATATTAAGGGATAAGCAGGAGGAATATGGACATGATATTTTTCTGATTAGTGATGAACCTTACAGAGAGATAGTGTTTGGAGGGGAGGAAAGTGTATATATAAGTAAATTTTATGACAATTGTCTGTCCTGTTACTCCTTTTCCAAGAGTTTAAGCCTTCCGGGAGAGCGAATCGGTTATATAGCCGTTAATCCGAAAGCAACAGAGGCGGATATTATTGCAGTAATCTGCGGACAGATCAGCAGAGGAATCGGACATAACTGCCCAGCCTCCAGTGTGCAGCTGGCAGTTGCTGAAATTTTGGAAAAGACCAGTGATTTAACCGTGTATGAAACCAACGGAGAATTGTTATATAAAGCTCTTGTCAGGCTGGGATTTCAGGTTGTAAAGCCAGGAGGTACCTTCTATATCTTCCCGAAGGCCCTGGAGGAAGATGCTGCTGCCTTTTGCTTAAAGGCCAGAAAATATAATCTGATTCTGGTGCCAAGTGATAATTTTGGTGTGTCTGGATATTTTAGAATGGCTTATTGCATTGATACAGAGAAAGTTCTCAGAAGCATAGAGGCTCTTGAAAGGTTTGTAAAAGCAGAGTATGGACCACCTCTTTTATAG